One Lates calcarifer isolate ASB-BC8 unplaced genomic scaffold, TLL_Latcal_v3 _unitig_5775_quiver_708, whole genome shotgun sequence DNA window includes the following coding sequences:
- the LOC108876758 gene encoding LOW QUALITY PROTEIN: rho GTPase-activating protein 23-like (The sequence of the model RefSeq protein was modified relative to this genomic sequence to represent the inferred CDS: deleted 2 bases in 1 codon): protein MYFKIHMAKGHRDGMVSSNENRRRPLSSGEVEGVSWHGPRTILLQKNSQGFGFTLRHFIVYPPESSLHSFKDEENGNTTGTGCQWSRLEPMDTIFVKSVKENGPAQQAGLCTGDRLVKVNGESILGKTYSQVIALIQNSENILELSIMPKDEDVLQLAYSQDAYLKGNKPYSGEAQNLPEPPPLCYPSTKHGSVAPKPGHNLHGLLDNWQCRSGPTTSLLDNQPPAASTPYSGWPGGPEDSSGHYPPSGQHRGRSSSAISALDFHFANHNAAIASATLPPPRKNSLPASARTYADTICHQALSEWYYSQAEVAEHISPRHRSISQDRLAELGMALGPGPMSAPAVSSEQRRRETLLYHHQAAAASHDSYWLGGWGGVSGPGSRSCSESLLAAYAEYEDNYGRSVEALAQASALVSPRYEHTAPSSTTKSSEHIDQKASGWQTQITVTSPFTTSSTVPPSGRQSGQQVAEPQTRRVKEEELVGYKSYSPSFSHKAGHLLQQAHSFREPSYSGPHLNWSPSSRSSPADSGGGVPRPQSTPALSASEEERAQLGEDREVISPISINQEVVLRQKPPSGRRTPIQALRHPTYTKHAESPEAPVLTPSPGTPSPMSVGPGPNRKANGSLAQHAYDSLSSIPFIDEPTSPSTDLQPCYVPASSVVSSSQASTMATLTLTSVSPTSSSISSFVQLHFQDCSSIKGRRSSYLLAITTERSKSCDEGLNTFKEEGRVFSKLPKRVKSFFTDGSLESLRAQEETRSKRHSTSELGTITFSDVRKEGWLHYKQILTEKGKKVGGGMRPWKRVFTVLRSNLLFLYKDKREAVLHGAGAGPSQDEHPPVSIRGCLIDIAYSETKRKHTLRLTTQDFCEYLLQAEDRDDMLAWIRVIRENSKTDNEEIGFSRQALINKKLNDYRKHSLTGNKPDSSPRVHRMMPPFLLAKTDNTSVNRSSKPEDNKALWGINIMKKVKKTGSPKAFGVRLEDCQPAVNHKFVPLIVEMCCGVVEATGLEYTGIYRVPGNNAMVSNLQEHLNKGMDINTAEERWQDLNVISSLLKSFFRKLPEPLFTDDKYNDFIDANRIEDTEDRLKTMKKLIHDLPDHYYHTLKFLVGHLRRVADHSEKNKMEPRNLALVFGPTLVRTSEDNMTEMVTHMPDRYKIVETLILHYDWFFSDGGLDKEEKAPEDKRDMQPVPNIDHLLSNIGRPGMPGEASDSTTSDSLKSKHSLGSKRDMNARDFLPKSIISAVTRKRKKCLSTYLPGSSADEDSEHEPIKASNYGGGDGGGGEEKEDRGDEEADKREHVIPKIEKWDGKGNGVKDGETAKRNDSLVAGEEAEKDAGEETGDGTKKLEREGSQRATLSGTPLRPNSFLYSHHQISTYPRPSPVINPPSYFRPDNLASGRPTVPFWISPTRLPGLYHACSFKGTQQAGWSQPPLVRYRKTRGGRTRAVSMNLDLEMSRNEDRVRGWITERVEVIRVIEGAPGQHGCVGVPQGSVVGPKSIQKIDPIPGLAQRAPPLSPSSSGWVDQNSPGSSTVVLRRSALEPRDKMRAWRRHTVVV, encoded by the exons ATGTACTTCAAGATTCACATG GCAAAAGGGCATAGAGATGGCATGGTGTCGTCCAATGAGAACAGGCGCCGGCCGCTGTCATCGGGTGAGGTGGAGGGCGTGTCATGGCACGGCCCACGGACCATTTTACTCCAGAAGAACTCACAGGGATTTGGCTTCACTCTGCGCCACTTCATTGTCTACCCACCAGAGTCCTCCCTCCACAGCTTCAAG GATGAAGAGAATGGAAACACCACTGGAACAG GCTGTCAGTGGTCTCGTTTGGAGCCAATGGACACCATCTTTGTGAAGAGTGTCAAAGAGAATGGCCCTGCTCAACAAGCTGGACTGTGCACAG gggacAGGCTCGTGAAGGTGAATGGGGAAAGCATTCTTGGGAAAACCTACTCTCAAGTGATTGCACTGATCCAGAACAG TGAAAACATTCTGGAGCTCTCTATCATGCCAAAAGATGAGGATGTGTTGCAGTTG GCATACTCCCAGGATGCCTACCTGAAAGGCAACAAGCCATATTCAGGTGAGGCCCAGAACCTCCCTGagcctccacctctctgttACCCCTCCACCAAACACGGCTCTGTGGCCCCCAAGCCTGGCCACAACCTCCACGGTCTCCTGGACAACTGGCAGTGCCGATCTGGCCCCACCACCTCGCTGCTGGATAACCAACCCCCTGCTGCTTCTACCCCCTACTCTGGCTGGCCTGGGGGTCCCGAGGATTCCAGTGGCCACTATCCCCCATCGGGGCAGCACAGAGGCCGCTCCTCTTCAGCCATCAGCGCGCTGGACTTTCATTTTGCCAACCACAATGCTGCCATTGCCTCTGCAACGCTGCCTCCACCAAGGAAGAACAGCCTGCCGGCCTCCGCCCGCACCTATGCCGACACCATCTGCCACCAGGCTCTGTCGGAGTGGTACTACAGCCAGGCGGAGGTCGCAGAGCACATATCCCCCCGCCACCGCAGCATTTCTCAGGATCGTTTAGCGGAGCTGGGCATGGCGCTCGGCCCCGGACCTATGTCTGCCCCTGCAGTGTCTTCAGAGCAACGCAGGAGAGAAACCCTCCTGTACCACCACCAGGCAGCTGCTGCATCCCATGATTCCTATTGGCTAGGTGGCTGGGGTGGTGTATCAGGACCAGGAAGCAGGTCCTGCTCAGAGAGCCTGCTGGCAGCCTATGCCGAATACGAGGACAACTACGGGCGTTCTGTGGAAGCGCTGGCACAGGCCTCTGCACTGGTCTCACCTCGCTACGAACACACTGCACCGAGCTCAACAACTAAATCCAGTGAACACATTGATCAGAAAGCCTCGGGATGGCAGACCCAAATCACAGTGACATCCCccttcaccacctcctccacagtgCCTCCCAGTGGCAGGCAGTCAGGTCAGCAGGTAGCTGAACCTCAGACAAGGCGAGTAAAAGAGGAAGAGCTGGTGGGGTATAAGAGCTACAGCCCTTCTTTCTCCCACAAAGCTGGCCACCTTCTCCAGCAGGCCCATTCATTCAGAGAGCCCAGCTACAGCGGCCCCCATCTCAACTGGAGCcccagcagcaggagcagcccTGCAgacagt ggggggggggtgcccAGGCCGCAGTCCACACCTGCCCTGtctgcttcagaggaggagagagcccAGCTgggggaggacagagaggtCATCTCTCCCATCTCCATCAATCAGGAGGTGGTCCTCAGGCAGAAGCCTCCTTCAGGTCGCCGGACCCCCATTCAAGCTCTTCGACATCCCACCTACACAAAACATGCAGAGTCACCGGAGGCCCCTGTTCTGACACCCTCACCAGGGACCCCCTCCCCTATGTCTGTGGGGCCTGGCCCCAACCGCAAGGCCAATGGTAGCCTGGCACAGCATGCATATGACTCTCTGTCCTCTATTCCCTTCATAG ATGAACCCACCAGTCCTAGTACTGACCTACAGCCCTGCTATGTACcagcttcctctgtggtgtccaGTTCCCAGGCCTCCACAATGgccactctcactctcacctctgtctccccgacctcctcctccatctcctcctttgTCCAACTTCATTTTCAGGATTGCA GCAGTATTAAAGGTCGTCGCTCCTCCTACCTGCTCGCCATCACCACAGAGAGATCCAAGTCTTGTGATGAGGGACTCAACACCTTCAAGGAAGAAGGTCGTGTCTTCTC CAAACTACCAAAAAGGGTgaagagctttttcactgatgGG TCTTTGGAGAGCCTGCGAGCTCAGGAGGAAACCCGGTCCAAGCGCCATTCCACCTCTGAACTGGGAACCATTACATTCAGTGACGTACGCAAGGAGGGCTGGCTACACTACAAACAGATCCtcacagagaaaggaaag AAAGTTGGAGGTGGCATGCGGCCGTGGAAACGCGTCTTCACCGTGCTCCGTTCCAATCTGCTCTTCCTCTACAAGGATAAACGAGAGGCGGTCCTTCACGGGGCGGGGGCAGGTCCCAGCCAGGACGAGCACCCCCCGGTCAGCATCCGCGGCTGTCTGATTGACATCGCCTACAGTGAAACCAAACGTAAGCACACCCTGCGGCTCACCACACAGGACTTCTGTGAGTACCTGCTGCAAGCTGAGGACCGGGACGACATGCTGGCCTGGATCAGGGTCATCAGGGAGAACAGCAAGACCGACAATGAG GAGATTGGTTTCTCCAGACAAGCTCTCATCAACAAAAAGCTGAACGATTACAGGAAACACAG TCTGACAGGAAACAAGCCGGACTCCTCTCCCAGAGTCCACCGTATGATGCCTCCCTTCCTCCTGGCGAAGACTGACAACACCTCAGTGAACCGCTCCTCCAAACCTG aggacAACAAGGCACTGTGGGGCATCAACATCATGAAGAAAGTGAAGAAGACTGGCAGTCCCAAGGCTTTTGGTGTGCGACTGGAGGACTGTCAGCCTGCTGTTAACCACAAA TTTGTCCCTCTGATAGTGGAGATGTGCTGTGGTGTGGTGGAGGCCACAGGTCTGGAGTACACTGGCATCTACCGGGTGCCCGGGAACAACGCCATGGTGTCCAATCTTCAGGAGCATCTCAACAAGGGCATGGACATCAACACAGCTGAGGAG AGATGGCAGGACCTGAACGTAATCAGCAGTCTTCTGAAATCCTTCTTCAGAAAACTGCCTGAGCCTCTGTTCACTGATG ACAAATACAATGACTTCATCGATGCCAACCGGATagaggacacagaggacagaCTGAAGACTATGAAGAAACTT ATCCACGACCTCCCAGATCACTATTACCACACCCTCAAGTTCCTGGTGGGTCACCTCAGGAGGGTGGCAGATCACTCAGAAAAGAATAAG ATGGAGCCTAGAAACCTAGCTCTGGTGTTTGGTCCCACTCTGGTGAGGACGTCAGAGGATAACATGACCGAAATGGTTACTCACATGCCTGACCGCTACAAGATAGTGGAGACACTCATCCTGCAT TATGACTGGTTCTTCAGTGATGGAGGGCTCGATAAGGAAGAGAAG GCCCCAGAAGATAAGCGGGACATGCAGCCTGTGCCCAACATTGACCACCTGCTGTCCAACATTGGCAGGCCGGGTATGCCAGGAGAGGCATCAG ATTCCACCACCAGTGATTCACTTAAGTCAAAG CATTCTTTGGGCTCCAAGAGAGACATGAACGCCAGGGACTTCCTGCCCAAGTCCATCATCTCTGCTGTTACCCGCAAACGTAAGAAATGCCTCAGTACCTACCTGCCAGGCAGCAGTGCTGACGAGGACTCTGAGCATGAACCAATCAAAGCGAGCAACTATGGGGGAGGAGacggagggggaggggaagagaaagaggacagaggagacgAGGAGGCAGACAAGAGAGAGCATGTCATTCCTAAAATAGAAAAATGGGATGGAAAAGGAAATGGGGTGAAAGATGGAGAGACGGCTAAGAGAAATGACTCATTGGTGGCAGGAGAAGAGGCTGAAAAGGACGCTGGGGAGGAAACAGGTGATGGCACAAAAAAATTGGAAAGGGAGGGCAGTCAAAGAGCAACCCTGTCTGGTACCCCTCTACGTCCAAACAGTTTTCTCTACTCACACCATCAAATCTCCACATACCCAAGACCCTCACCTGTGATTAATCCACCTTCCTACTTTAGACCTGACAATCTGGCAAGTGGACGCCCCACAGTCCCTTTCTGGATCTCCCCCACCAGGCTTCCCGGTCTGTACCATGCCTGTAGCTTTAAGGGTACCCAGCAGGCAGGCTGGTCCCAACCACCGCTGGTCCGCTACAGGAAGACCAGAGGTGGGAGGACCAGGGCTGTGTCTATGAATCTAGACCTTGAGATGAGCAGGAATGAGGACAGAGTCAGAGGGTGGATAACAGAGAGGGTGGAGGTGATCAGAGTCATTGAGGGAGCACCAGGTCAGCATGGATGTGTTGGGGTTCCTCAGGGATCAGTTGTAGGCCCCAAGTCAATTCAGAAAATAGATCCCATCCCTGGTCTTGCCCAGAGggctccccctctctccccttcctcttcaGGATGGGTAGATCAGAATAGCCCAGGATCCTCCACTGTGGTCCTAAGGAGATCGGCCCTGGAACCACGGGACAAGATGAGAGCATGGCGTCGTCATACAGTGGTAGTTTAA